ATAAACCTTTTTTACAGCATTCTCATCCAAAGCATTTACACATATCCCATATAAAGTATCAGTTCCACAAATTACTACCTTTCCCTCCAAAATCATTTTTTGTATCTTTTTAATTGCTTCCATTTTTTCTTTTTCGTTCATTTCGTTTATTTTTATTATCATAAATCCCCACCAAAAATTAAGCATAAAAATTGTTGTTAAAGTTGAGAACTTAAATTAAATAACAGCATGTTTTAAAGCATCTTTGCAGATGCATTCCCTCTCTCCAAAATCATAGTTGATAAATTCATCAACAATCTTTAAAATCTTATCTTCCATTGCCTTTATTGTTTCCAATACTTCATCAACTGTCAGAACATTCTTTGAAATTCCTGCTGCATAGTTTGTGACATTGCACAATGAAACATAACACATCTCCAATTCTCTTGCCAAAACAACTTCAGGATAACCCGTCATTCCTACAACATCTCCCCAATTTTTATATATCTCAATTTCTCTCTTTGTCTCGAACCTTGGCCCCTCTGTGCACACATAAACACCTTCATGGTAATCATACTTTTTATTTTCTAAGATTTTCTTTAAAATTTCTCTTAACTCTGGGCAATATGGTTCTGACATATCAATGTGGACCACTTTTCCCTCATCGTAAAATGTGCCCTCTCTGCATTTTGTAAATTCTATAAAGTCATTAGGGATTACAAAACTTCCTGGTTTTATTTCTTCTTTTAGTGAACCAACAGAATTTATGGCTAAAATTCTTTCAACACCAAGTTGTTTTAAAGCATATATATTTGCTCTATAATTTATTTTATGTGGTGGAACATTATGCTTAATCCCATGCCTAAACAACAAAACAACGTCACCATCAATCAAAACCTTTGCCTTTCCATATTTAGTTTCTATGATCTTCTCTTCACCTTTACCTAAGATTGATGCTATGCCAGTTCCTCCAATAATACCTATCATCTTCTCCCCTTCACAAATTTTTTATTGATTTATTCTATCAAATTCATCAAATTTCCATTATCAAATTTTCATTATAGTCATGTGCGTTAAAATTTGGAAATATATTATTAGTAAATTTTTAAGTTTAATGTATTATTTCAAATTTTAATGGATGATAACAATTATTTAAAATATTTATAAATAACTTTAAAAATTAATGGCAAAACCCAAAGGGTTTTGCCGTATATCATTTCCGCACACGACTATAATAACAACAGCTAAGTTCTGCGAAACCAAGTGAATATTTATCTTAAAAATTTTTAAGTTTAACAAATGTCTATTTAAATTTGAAGTTAAGTGATTGTCATTTTATCGTTTGCGGAATAGTTGAATAATCAACTTCTATAGCATAATGTTGCAGTGGGTTTTGTCACTTATTTAGCCATGACAAAATTTTGAAAAGGGCTATAATTATGGTAAATTTTCAAATAAGTATAAGACATCATTTAATTTGATTATGCATAATGGTCATTTATAACGCAAACGACAATATAAAACACAAGTGCCATTTAAATATTTAATCTTGGGTGATATCATGGAGGTCATTGGGAAAGTTGTATCAGGAAGGGGGGAAGGGAGATACTACGTATCTCTTCCACCATACAAGAGAAGATTCAAAAAGATTTTGGGATTCATTCCTTACCCTGGAACATTAAATGTTAAATTAGATGAGGCGTTAGATATTGACAAATTAAATCCAATAGAGACAGATGACTTTATCTACAATGACAAAAAATACTTTGGTGTTAAAATTATTCCAGTAAAAATATCAACATTTAAGCATGACCTTGAAATTGAAGGTGCGATAATAGTGCCGAAAAAAACATATCACCCAAACAATATAGTAGAGATAATCTCTCCAGTCAAGTTGAGAGATATACTATCACTAAATGATGGAGATTGGGTTAAGATAAAGATTAAATATAGTTGTGTGCGTTAGAAGTTTAGGCGAAATCAAAGATTTCGCTGCTCGAAGCTTCGCTTCGATGAACATAACTTCAATAAATTTTATGGAGCATTAAACATTTAATTTCAAAATTTAAAAGGGAATAATAATCACTTGAAATTTTATAAGTTTTTATAATAACTTTAAAAATTAATGGCAAAACCAAGGGTTTTGCCGTATAAAATTTGCTAATAATACCACACAAAACAGCTAAAAACAATAAAAATGAAAATAAAATGAAGGCGAGAATATGAATATTGTAGAGAAAGCAATGCAAGCACTTAAAAATGGAAAAATTGTGTTAGTTTATGATGCAGATGATAGAGAAGGAGAAACTGATATGGTAGTAGCATCTGAAAAAATAACCTCTGAGCACATAAGAATAATGAGAAAAGATGGGGGAGGTTTAATCTGCACTGCAATTCATCCAGAGTTTTGTAAGAAATTGGGCATTCCATTTATGGTGGATATTTTGGATTTTGCATCTCAAAAGTTTAAAGTTTTAAAAGAACTCTATCCAAATGACATTCCTTATGATGAAAAATCCTCATTTTCCATAACAGTAAACCACAGAAAAACCTTCACAGGGATAACTGACAATGATAGAGCATTAACAATTAAATCCCTTGCACAACTTTGCAAAGAAAAGAGATTTGATGATTTTGGTAAAGAATTTAGAAGCCCCGGACATGTTACTTTGCTAAGAGCTGCTGATGGCCTTGTAAAAAAAAGACAAGGCCATACTGAAATGACAGTAGCACTGGCAGAAATGGCTGGTTTAACACCAATAACAACAATTTGTGAAATGATGGGTGATGATGGAAATGCAATGAGTAAAAGTGAGACAAAAAAATATGCTGAAAAATACAATTTGGTTTATTTGAATGGAGAAGAACTAATTAACTACTATTTAGATTATATTGAGAAAAAAGAATAAAAGCAGAAAAAGATTTTTAGTTAAGGAACTTAGTAAAGAGTCTGCAATCTAACCTTTTTCTGTGTTTGATTTCTTTTTGTGTTTCTCTCTTTGAAACTTTTAAAAAAAGTTTCATTAAAAAGGATGCACTGCCTCGCTATACTCGACAGTGCCTCTTAGTAAGGAACGGGTAATCCTAACTCTTTTCTATGTTCGATTTCTTTTGTATTTTTCTCTTTTTTAGTTAGGGCTAATTTTTCGACTAATCCTAAACCTGGTTTGACTTCTTCTATTGGTTTAATTTCTAAGTAGCCATCTTCAACCATTTTGTTGAAGAATTCTTCTCCTTTTGTAGTTCTTACGAATACGGTGCTCCAACCATCTGGGCTACCAACAGAACCGGTTGAAATGTCTGCCAACTCAGCAGTGTAGTCAGTACAAACGTGGCATGCAATTTGCTCGTAAGGATGGGTCTCTTTCAACTTGATAGCCTTTGTCTCACCCCATTTTGTATAAACCCAAAACTTACCCTTCCCAATATCCATCTTAACAACGTCCTCCATCTTAACTCCACAGTGTTCTTCAACAATCGTCTTCAACCCCATGTATGGGAAGTTCTCCATACAAAAGATACCGATTGTTAAAGCGATTTTGCTGTCAGTGTGTCTAAACCCTACTGGATACTTCATTAACTTTCTAACGGCTCTTATTTGGCATGGAGTTCCGACGATACCAACTTTTTCTAATGCATATTCTCTAACTGCACTTTTTAAAACGCTTATGTTTGGGCAGACTGTGTATTTAGTTCCTGCCGCTTCTAAAACTTCCTCTGGAGTTGTAGCAACTTTCGGAACTGCTTTAAATTCTCCTGCATTATCTGCAACAATAACCCCATCCAATAACCCATTCTCTAAACCATAGATGAATGCTGCTGAAACGATTCCCCCATCTTGAGACT
The sequence above is a segment of the Methanotorris igneus Kol 5 genome. Coding sequences within it:
- the mtnP gene encoding S-methyl-5'-thioadenosine phosphorylase, with product MIGIIGGTGIASILGKGEEKIIETKYGKAKVLIDGDVVLLFRHGIKHNVPPHKINYRANIYALKQLGVERILAINSVGSLKEEIKPGSFVIPNDFIEFTKCREGTFYDEGKVVHIDMSEPYCPELREILKKILENKKYDYHEGVYVCTEGPRFETKREIEIYKNWGDVVGMTGYPEVVLARELEMCYVSLCNVTNYAAGISKNVLTVDEVLETIKAMEDKILKIVDEFINYDFGERECICKDALKHAVI
- the ribK gene encoding CTP-dependent riboflavin kinase, encoding MEVIGKVVSGRGEGRYYVSLPPYKRRFKKILGFIPYPGTLNVKLDEALDIDKLNPIETDDFIYNDKKYFGVKIIPVKISTFKHDLEIEGAIIVPKKTYHPNNIVEIISPVKLRDILSLNDGDWVKIKIKYSCVR
- the ribB gene encoding 3,4-dihydroxy-2-butanone-4-phosphate synthase gives rise to the protein MNIVEKAMQALKNGKIVLVYDADDREGETDMVVASEKITSEHIRIMRKDGGGLICTAIHPEFCKKLGIPFMVDILDFASQKFKVLKELYPNDIPYDEKSSFSITVNHRKTFTGITDNDRALTIKSLAQLCKEKRFDDFGKEFRSPGHVTLLRAADGLVKKRQGHTEMTVALAEMAGLTPITTICEMMGDDGNAMSKSETKKYAEKYNLVYLNGEELINYYLDYIEKKE
- the frhB gene encoding coenzyme F420 hydrogenase subunit beta, with translation MDAFGKYKTVVSARATDKKILKKSQDGGIVSAAFIYGLENGLLDGVIVADNAGEFKAVPKVATTPEEVLEAAGTKYTVCPNISVLKSAVREYALEKVGIVGTPCQIRAVRKLMKYPVGFRHTDSKIALTIGIFCMENFPYMGLKTIVEEHCGVKMEDVVKMDIGKGKFWVYTKWGETKAIKLKETHPYEQIACHVCTDYTAELADISTGSVGSPDGWSTVFVRTTKGEEFFNKMVEDGYLEIKPIEEVKPGLGLVEKLALTKKEKNTKEIEHRKELGLPVPY